A region of the Deltaproteobacteria bacterium genome:
TGTGCGTTCATCAGTGTGCTTAGTGCAGACTACTTCGACTAATGGCATTTTCTCGACTGGATTAAAAAAATGCATTCCTACAATTCGACCGCGATGACTCACATCGGCCGAGAAATCGCTGATGGGAAGAGAGGACGTATTGCTGGCTAAAATTGCCTTGCTGTCTAACGTCCTATCGAGCTCTTCGAATATTTTCTTCTTTAATTCAAATTTTTCTGATACAGCCTCAACTACTATATCGACATTGGAAAGATTCCGCACATTCTCAACTAGTTGGAGGTTGCTAAGCACGGCCGCTACGCGATGCTTATGGCGCTTGCCTACTATGCCTTCGATAAGCGAAGCCGCCCGTGCACGCACTTCACTAATCGGCTCAACCACTGTCACTCTTAAGCCAGACATAACCATCGATGCCGCAATTCCAGCCCCCATCGTTCCGGCACCGATAACAGCCACGTGGGAGTTATTGAGCTGGAGTTTTGACGAACGCCAACGCTTGCTTGCCTCATCAGTTAACATGTATACGTGGACAAGAGATTTGCTTTCGGGAGTAACCAACAACTCGCCCAGCTTTTCTGCCTCCCTTTTAAGCCCAACTGTCATTCCCGCGCGCAAGCCAAACAAAGCTACATCCAGTGCGAGCAATGGCGCTGGATAATGTCCCTTAGTGCTAGTTAGCACTTGCTGCCTTGCCTTCTTAGCAACAAGTGCACGCCCTAAACCAGAATGGGTGAGCAATTTGTCTCTAACCGACAGCGGTCGGCGAGCAATCCGCTTTTTCCCCAAAATTATTTCGGCAGCCTTCTCTTCCAGCAACTCCAACATTCCACGCTGATTTGCGCCCCTTGCCTCATTCCGCACCAAAAAGTCCACCAACCCCAATTGGACCGCTTTATCTGCCGATACTACCGAACCTTTTAAAATAATATCTAAAGCCGCTGGCAAGCCAATCAACCTAGGAAGCCTTTGAGTCCCACCAAAACCAGGCAAAATACCTAGCTTTATTTCTGGCAATCCAATCTTCGTGACAATTGAATCACTAGCAATGCGATAATCACATGCAAGCACTAACTCGCATCCCCCACCAACACATGCTCCGCTAATAGCTGCGATAGTTACACAAGACAAAGCATCGAGCTTATCAAAAACCGCTTGCCCCCTCTGAGCTAATTGCGTAGCTAATTTCCGATCTGAAATCTCTTTTATTAGATTAATATCAGCGCCGGCGCAAAAGATGTTTTCGTTGCGGCCAACAATTATGAGACCACGAACATCTTTTGCCTCACTTATTGCTGCTATAGCTTTTTCAAGCGAAGAAAGACTATCTTCTTTAAGTGTAAATACACTCTTATCGGTGGATCCCAAGCGAATAGTAGCAACGCCACCGATAATCTCAAGAAACACCTCTCCGCCAAAATCAGTACCCTTATCTCTTTTTGTATCCATCGCCTCTATAATCTTGTCTTTAATAAGCCACTAATTTGCTCAACACCTTTTGAGATATACTATTATACAATGACTGGCTCAACAAAAGTTTAAAACCATCTATAAACATTAACTGCACTGTCTATAGTATTACAGTAGAATCAGCGCTAAGTAAGTATTGCAATTGCCAAAAACTAAGCAGTGAAGCTATATATTTTAGTTATAGTCAATTGAGGATCTCAATAAATGAAAATGAGAAAAACTGAGCTCACCTTCGGCCTGATAATAGCTATCTTGCTGCTACTGTCTATAGGATCAAGCCTTATCTCTTGCAATAGAGGAGAGAGGAATTCTAATACTGTAGATTCGGCGGAACTAGAAGAAAGCGAAGAGACAAAAGTTAAATCGCTAACAGTTAAAGTAGCAGGAGCCATGCAGCAAGAATTCGCCATCACCGCAGAGGATTCAGCATCCCTAAACGGAACCTGCAACCCCGACATGTGGGCTAATTTTGGCATACAGTTCAGATCTCCGGGCTATTCATGGCTCGCTGTTACGTTGATGACGAAAGAAGCCATTCAAACCGGACAAACCGGTGATATTCCCTTAGATTGGATTGATTTCTCATATTTCGATGAGCAAAATAACTCTGTAACTTATAAGGGCAAGGGAACTTTTAACATTAGCGAGCACATTGGCAAGGCAAGCGATAGAAGGCTTAAGGGCATACTAAAGGGAACAAAGCTAGAAGGGCAGAGTGGGGCGGAAGGCAAGAATATCGATCTAGAAGCTGAGTTTGATTTAAATTACTCCTGTGGAGTTGAAAAGTAAGTGAAATCTATATTGGCCGTTTTATTTCTGAGCGTGAGCACCTTCTCGCTCCCACTTCAGGCGCTAGCGTGTTCTTGTACCGAACCTGCATCGATAGAACAGGCCTTTAATGAGGCGTCGCTAGTATTCCTAGGCCGCGTTAAAAAAATTAGAGAAAACCCGCTTAGAAAAGGCCAAAGAGAAGTTACGTTCGCCATCACGACTTTATTTAAGGACGACACAGAAACCGAACAGAAGCTAGAGCAAGTCTTGATATATACGCCTATGGATGAAGCAATGTGCGGGGTTAATTTTGCGATTGAATTTGACTATTTAGTCTTCGCCAATGGCACTCCAGCTCAC
Encoded here:
- a CDS encoding enoyl-CoA hydratase/isomerase family protein, which gives rise to MDTKRDKGTDFGGEVFLEIIGGVATIRLGSTDKSVFTLKEDSLSSLEKAIAAISEAKDVRGLIIVGRNENIFCAGADINLIKEISDRKLATQLAQRGQAVFDKLDALSCVTIAAISGACVGGGCELVLACDYRIASDSIVTKIGLPEIKLGILPGFGGTQRLPRLIGLPAALDIILKGSVVSADKAVQLGLVDFLVRNEARGANQRGMLELLEEKAAEIILGKKRIARRPLSVRDKLLTHSGLGRALVAKKARQQVLTSTKGHYPAPLLALDVALFGLRAGMTVGLKREAEKLGELLVTPESKSLVHVYMLTDEASKRWRSSKLQLNNSHVAVIGAGTMGAGIAASMVMSGLRVTVVEPISEVRARAASLIEGIVGKRHKHRVAAVLSNLQLVENVRNLSNVDIVVEAVSEKFELKKKIFEELDRTLDSKAILASNTSSLPISDFSADVSHRGRIVGMHFFNPVEKMPLVEVVCTKHTDERTIAFTSALAVSMGKYPVIVSEVPGFLVNRILTPYLVEAAFLLKEGFGIAEIDELATSFGMPMGPFRLLDEIGLDVAAEVSGIIEDSYGSRMSGPHYVAKLLAAGRKGKKGGKGFYLYEDGNKAVLDNSVRGVLEVSAPVAIDRQKRAALTDRLILRLLNEAVMCLDEEVAGLAGPEAAGQIDLATVMGLGFAPFRGGILHYANTVGAKVILEKLTNLEREHGERFTPCSGIAARAKKRKTFLESVA